One stretch of Thalassovita sp. DNA includes these proteins:
- a CDS encoding universal stress protein encodes MFKNVLIPVALDHLDALPKQVACARQMLADDGHLTALTVLESLPSYVAEYAVIERSPKEFLQNAQEVLRSALKDHPEIGCKVGTGKPGVAIVEAASKMGADLIVLAAQRPGSEGYALGSTTSRICRRASCSVLIVR; translated from the coding sequence ATGTTCAAAAACGTCCTAATTCCTGTTGCCCTAGATCATTTAGACGCTTTGCCGAAGCAGGTCGCATGTGCACGTCAAATGCTTGCTGATGATGGCCATCTCACGGCACTGACTGTGTTGGAGAGCCTGCCGAGCTATGTAGCTGAATATGCCGTGATTGAGCGCAGCCCGAAAGAGTTCCTGCAAAATGCGCAGGAGGTTCTAAGGTCCGCGCTAAAGGATCACCCGGAAATCGGATGCAAGGTTGGGACCGGTAAACCGGGCGTTGCGATTGTTGAGGCTGCCAGCAAGATGGGGGCCGATCTGATCGTGCTTGCCGCACAGCGACCAGGCAGCGAAGGCTACGCCCTGGGGTCGACAACCTCTCGCATTTGCAGGCGCGCCTCCTGCTCTGTGTTGATCGTTCGATAG
- a CDS encoding thiamine pyrophosphate-binding protein → MDGQQVDSQTQGKTVAEHIVDFLERREVEHVFGLCGHTNIAVLAALADSPIEFVTVRHEQIASHAADAYARVTGKASVVLSHLSPGLTNCATGVANAALDCIPMVVIAGDIPTHYYGKHPHQEVNLHADAAQWEIYRPFVKRAWRVDRADLMAEILEKAFHLAESGQPGPVLVNVPMDIFSEVIPADGFERVAQNTRTLSKPSIDDETAREIVQKLANAQNPVAYVGGGILLAQASEELREFVDHMGLPVAHSLMGKGALRDDHPLVMGMTGFWGTSLVNQSCLKADTIFAVGTRFKEADCSSWYPGYTFNIGGKDDVTKVIHIDIEPQEIGRNYPTEIGVVADAKAALRVLTRVAKEMYPDGFARDEKRAEIAEFRTAFKASNEDMQTSAAFPMMPERILADTRKALPEDAIITTDVGWNKNGVGQQFDILTPGSILTPGGFATMGFGPPGALGAKLAAPDRVVLSLVGDGGFGQNPAALATAVELNLGIIWLVMNNNAFGTIAGLQKAHYGLTYGTTFPGSAAQPEHGPDYAAIARAYGADGIKINSAEELLPTLEAAMASGRPTVLDVPMINNPTPTTGHWNILDIYSPDADVSHVSTD, encoded by the coding sequence ATGGATGGTCAGCAGGTCGATAGCCAGACGCAGGGCAAAACGGTTGCCGAACACATCGTCGATTTTCTGGAACGTCGTGAGGTCGAACATGTCTTTGGCCTATGTGGCCACACCAATATTGCGGTGTTGGCGGCTCTGGCCGACAGTCCGATTGAGTTTGTCACAGTGCGACATGAACAGATCGCCAGTCACGCAGCGGACGCTTACGCACGTGTGACGGGCAAGGCCTCGGTGGTGTTGTCGCATCTCTCTCCTGGGTTAACCAACTGCGCCACCGGGGTCGCAAATGCTGCATTGGATTGCATTCCGATGGTGGTGATCGCCGGGGACATCCCGACGCATTACTACGGCAAACATCCCCATCAGGAGGTGAACCTGCACGCGGATGCGGCACAATGGGAAATCTACCGGCCCTTTGTGAAAAGGGCTTGGCGGGTGGACCGCGCGGATTTGATGGCCGAAATCCTGGAAAAGGCCTTCCATCTCGCAGAAAGCGGCCAGCCTGGGCCGGTTTTGGTAAATGTCCCAATGGATATTTTTTCCGAAGTCATCCCGGCCGACGGTTTTGAGCGCGTTGCGCAAAACACCAGAACCCTTTCCAAACCATCTATTGATGATGAAACGGCGCGTGAAATCGTTCAAAAGCTGGCCAATGCACAAAATCCTGTTGCCTACGTCGGTGGTGGCATTTTGTTGGCCCAGGCCAGTGAAGAATTACGTGAGTTTGTTGATCACATGGGATTGCCGGTTGCCCATTCCTTGATGGGTAAGGGGGCGTTGCGTGACGATCATCCGCTTGTGATGGGGATGACCGGCTTTTGGGGCACCAGCCTTGTGAACCAGAGCTGCCTCAAGGCGGACACTATTTTTGCGGTGGGAACACGCTTTAAGGAGGCCGATTGCTCCAGTTGGTATCCCGGCTACACCTTCAATATCGGTGGCAAAGACGATGTGACCAAGGTCATTCATATCGACATTGAGCCGCAAGAAATTGGCCGGAACTACCCAACCGAGATTGGCGTCGTCGCAGATGCGAAAGCGGCTTTGCGGGTCCTGACACGTGTTGCAAAAGAGATGTATCCCGATGGTTTTGCACGGGATGAAAAACGGGCGGAAATCGCAGAGTTTCGCACAGCTTTCAAAGCGTCCAACGAAGACATGCAAACCTCAGCAGCCTTTCCAATGATGCCAGAGCGCATTCTTGCTGACACGCGCAAGGCTCTGCCTGAGGACGCGATTATCACAACAGATGTCGGCTGGAACAAAAACGGTGTTGGGCAACAATTCGATATTCTGACACCGGGATCGATCCTGACGCCAGGGGGCTTTGCGACGATGGGATTCGGCCCTCCGGGGGCGCTGGGCGCGAAACTGGCAGCCCCTGATCGTGTGGTGCTCAGTCTGGTTGGGGATGGTGGTTTCGGTCAAAACCCTGCCGCGCTGGCGACGGCGGTTGAGCTGAACCTTGGGATTATCTGGTTGGTTATGAACAACAACGCCTTTGGCACCATCGCTGGCCTGCAAAAGGCCCACTATGGGCTCACCTACGGGACCACGTTCCCCGGCAGCGCAGCTCAGCCAGAACATGGGCCGGATTATGCCGCGATAGCGCGTGCTTACGGGGCGGATGGGATCAAGATCAACAGCGCGGAAGAGCTGTTGCCGACACTTGAGGCGGCGATGGCAAGTGGTCGGCCAACTGTTCTGGATGTGCCGATGATCAACAATCCAACGCCCACAACTGGCCACTGGAATATTTTGGACATCTATTCTCCCGATGCGGATGTCAGCCATGTTTCAACGGATTAA
- a CDS encoding aldehyde dehydrogenase family protein, whose product MGKELTDADRQLAADMLARARVAMSEIEDWSQESLDRLSQAIAWYAGNEETFTRLAKQGVDESGIGDRDGRPAKRFKIHMVLRDVLRTPSTGVVEVDEEKGLVKYAKPAGVIASLIPMTNPAMTPPVTGVSAANARNAVIFSPHPRTAHTTYEMVEVMRAACRAAGAPEDLFQAIRKPSIPLTQHLMEICDLTLATGGKPMVKAAYSSGRPAYGVGAGNSSIVIDETADIEIAAQNSRISKTSDFGSGCSADGNIIIQRSVYDQMVAALVAEGGYLCNAEEKAKLEAAMWDDKGNRTFPTIACRPQQTAEVAGFSIPEDRKFLMVENQGQIGAEHKFSKEKLTTLMALYHFETFDDALDTVSQIYAVGGKGHSCGIYSHNNENIDRLARLAPVSRMMVRQPQSKANAGAWTNGMPMTSSLGCGIWGGNITNENVTMKHMMNYTWVSRPIPEDRPSEEELFGEFFGQEVA is encoded by the coding sequence ATGGGCAAAGAGCTCACTGATGCAGATCGCCAGTTGGCGGCAGACATGTTGGCGCGTGCCCGCGTCGCCATGTCCGAGATTGAAGACTGGAGTCAGGAAAGCCTGGACCGGCTGTCTCAGGCCATCGCTTGGTATGCAGGCAACGAGGAGACGTTTACGCGGCTGGCCAAGCAGGGCGTAGATGAAAGCGGTATTGGTGACCGCGATGGCCGCCCCGCAAAACGGTTCAAGATCCACATGGTCTTGCGCGATGTCCTGCGTACACCTTCGACTGGCGTTGTCGAGGTCGACGAAGAAAAGGGGCTGGTCAAATATGCAAAGCCGGCTGGCGTGATCGCGTCACTCATTCCGATGACTAATCCGGCCATGACGCCGCCTGTCACGGGCGTATCAGCTGCCAATGCGCGCAATGCGGTGATTTTTTCGCCGCATCCAAGGACCGCCCACACAACCTATGAAATGGTTGAGGTGATGCGCGCCGCCTGTCGCGCTGCGGGCGCCCCGGAAGACTTGTTTCAGGCCATTCGGAAACCTTCGATCCCCCTGACGCAACACTTGATGGAAATCTGCGACCTGACCTTGGCCACGGGCGGCAAGCCAATGGTTAAGGCGGCCTACAGCTCTGGCCGGCCGGCGTACGGTGTTGGGGCAGGAAACTCGTCAATCGTTATTGATGAAACTGCCGACATCGAAATCGCCGCTCAGAACAGTCGGATTTCAAAAACCTCGGATTTTGGCTCCGGGTGTTCTGCGGATGGCAACATCATCATTCAGCGGTCGGTCTATGACCAAATGGTCGCTGCGCTGGTAGCAGAAGGGGGCTATCTGTGTAACGCCGAGGAAAAGGCCAAGCTTGAAGCCGCCATGTGGGATGACAAGGGCAATCGTACCTTTCCCACCATTGCATGCCGTCCGCAGCAAACGGCCGAAGTTGCAGGGTTTTCGATCCCTGAAGATCGCAAATTCCTGATGGTGGAAAATCAGGGGCAGATCGGGGCAGAGCATAAGTTTTCCAAAGAAAAACTGACCACGCTGATGGCACTTTACCACTTTGAAACATTCGATGATGCGCTGGATACCGTAAGCCAGATCTACGCTGTTGGGGGCAAGGGCCATTCCTGCGGGATCTATAGCCACAATAACGAAAACATTGATCGGCTCGCCCGACTTGCACCCGTCAGCCGCATGATGGTGCGTCAGCCACAGTCCAAAGCAAACGCAGGCGCATGGACCAACGGGATGCCGATGACATCCAGCCTTGGGTGCGGGATCTGGGGCGGCAACATCACCAATGAAAACGTCACAATGAAACATATGATGAACTACACTTGGGTCAGCCGCCCTATCCCCGAGGATCGCCCCTCGGAAGAGGAACTGTTCGGTGAGTTCTTTGGACAGGAGGTCGCGTGA
- a CDS encoding sugar phosphate isomerase/epimerase: MTQQGSQTKAEPLYSLAHLTLINATPAELVYIAARAGYDAVSPRFIPMKVPGEFSETPVSKAQIQATKTALATTGVKVLDVELARITEDVDPRSFERALELGGELGARHMIMSAWTPTRDDRNFLIDVYAETCDLAAGYGLTVDLEFPSFSRLRTLDETLDIVRAADRPNGGILVDTLYLHLSRVDLGELLHVPSELFHFLHISDCLPGIADTREGMIQLARDARLYPGEGWIDFNGIIERMPPMNYSIELPNQSRVAELGYEEHARRCLQHAKRTFGAARSQRRVIDTPTLKIKEDHHGQRAH; the protein is encoded by the coding sequence ATGACGCAGCAAGGCAGTCAAACGAAAGCAGAGCCGCTTTATTCGCTTGCGCATCTTACGTTGATCAACGCGACACCGGCTGAATTGGTCTATATTGCCGCGCGTGCCGGTTATGATGCGGTGAGCCCGCGCTTTATCCCGATGAAAGTCCCGGGTGAGTTCTCCGAAACCCCGGTAAGCAAGGCGCAGATCCAGGCGACCAAGACAGCTTTGGCGACAACGGGTGTAAAAGTGCTGGATGTTGAGCTGGCGCGGATCACCGAAGATGTCGATCCACGCAGTTTTGAACGCGCGCTGGAGCTTGGTGGGGAGTTGGGCGCGAGGCATATGATCATGTCTGCCTGGACACCGACGCGGGATGACCGGAACTTTTTGATCGATGTCTACGCCGAGACCTGTGATCTGGCCGCGGGGTATGGCCTGACCGTGGATTTGGAGTTTCCCAGCTTTTCCAGATTGCGCACCTTGGATGAAACACTCGACATTGTGCGGGCAGCAGACCGGCCCAATGGCGGGATATTGGTGGATACGCTATACCTCCACCTAAGTCGGGTGGATCTGGGGGAGCTGCTGCATGTCCCCTCAGAGCTGTTTCACTTCCTCCATATCTCGGATTGTTTGCCCGGCATCGCGGACACGCGCGAAGGGATGATCCAGCTGGCGCGCGATGCACGTCTGTATCCGGGGGAGGGGTGGATCGACTTCAACGGCATCATCGAACGGATGCCGCCGATGAACTACTCCATCGAATTGCCCAACCAAAGCCGTGTGGCTGAACTGGGCTACGAAGAACATGCGCGCCGCTGTCTGCAACATGCAAAGCGCACTTTCGGTGCTGCCCGTTCGCAGCGCCGCGTCATTGATACCCCAACATTGAAAATCAAAGAGGACCACCATGGGCAAAGAGCTCACTGA
- a CDS encoding Gfo/Idh/MocA family oxidoreductase, producing MTERLLPESFDFDGPFPKLSRRLRLGVVGGGRISATQTTAARLSDLWEVTAGALSSDAARSKARGAEWYLPQERCYTSFEDMARAEAARPDGVDAVMITTPNHLHFAAAKAFLEAGIDVLCDKPLTNEVGEAEDLVSMAAQTGQVFGVGYVMSCFPMIRQAREIVAAGQIGKINQIHVEFLQDWMTPQDVEDAPHVKWRLDPKVSGPTSCVGDIGTHAAHLASFVSGLDMTHLRAEFHVCGAPKPLEDTAFMFTRYAGEVPGTLMATRLAPGNRGGLRLRIYGSEGGVEWDLEQAEQLKLNIYGQPDQLLSRGHGHGLSARTERLVRAGRGFPEGIIEAWANLYTELAMAVAARRDGVAIPEGWLAFPKVSEGANGVRFIAASVRSNTAQGSWTSIP from the coding sequence ATGACTGAACGACTTCTTCCTGAGAGTTTTGATTTTGACGGCCCCTTTCCAAAGCTGTCACGCCGATTGAGGCTGGGCGTTGTGGGCGGGGGACGTATCTCGGCGACACAAACAACGGCCGCCCGCCTGTCCGACCTATGGGAGGTCACTGCCGGCGCCTTGTCTTCGGATGCCGCACGGTCCAAGGCGCGCGGGGCAGAGTGGTATTTGCCGCAAGAGCGTTGTTACACATCCTTCGAAGATATGGCGCGTGCCGAAGCTGCCCGTCCCGACGGGGTGGATGCTGTTATGATTACCACGCCCAATCACCTGCATTTTGCTGCCGCCAAAGCGTTTCTGGAGGCGGGGATCGATGTCCTGTGTGACAAACCGCTGACGAATGAGGTGGGCGAAGCCGAGGACCTCGTGTCTATGGCGGCGCAGACCGGTCAGGTTTTTGGCGTAGGCTATGTGATGTCGTGTTTCCCCATGATCCGACAAGCCCGCGAAATTGTTGCGGCGGGACAGATTGGCAAGATCAACCAAATTCACGTTGAATTTCTGCAAGACTGGATGACCCCACAAGACGTGGAAGATGCCCCGCATGTGAAATGGCGGTTAGATCCTAAGGTCTCTGGCCCGACCAGTTGTGTCGGCGATATTGGCACACATGCCGCGCATTTGGCGTCCTTTGTGTCCGGGCTGGACATGACCCATCTCAGAGCGGAGTTTCACGTATGTGGGGCGCCCAAACCGCTGGAGGACACCGCCTTCATGTTCACGCGCTACGCGGGTGAGGTTCCCGGCACCCTCATGGCGACCCGATTGGCGCCAGGTAATCGCGGGGGGCTGCGTCTGCGGATCTATGGTTCCGAAGGTGGTGTAGAATGGGATCTGGAACAGGCCGAACAGTTGAAACTTAACATCTATGGTCAACCAGATCAGCTACTTAGCCGTGGGCACGGACATGGCCTGAGTGCAAGAACAGAACGCCTGGTGCGTGCTGGGCGCGGTTTCCCGGAAGGGATCATCGAGGCCTGGGCCAATCTATATACAGAGCTGGCGATGGCCGTCGCCGCCCGCAGGGATGGCGTGGCGATACCAGAAGGGTGGCTGGCGTTTCCAAAAGTGTCAGAAGGCGCCAACGGGGTGCGATTCATCGCGGCTTCGGTGCGTTCGAATACGGCGCAAGGCAGCTGGACGTCGATCCCCTAG
- a CDS encoding Gfo/Idh/MocA family oxidoreductase: MQNDASKSFRVGLIGCGRISDIYLTTLAKFAHIEVVACASLDLTESRAKAAQHGIGRACSVAEIIDDPSIDCVLNLTIPAAHAEVTRQALMAGKHVYSEKPFVTDIAEGQALIALAKQKNLKLGNAPDTFLGGRWQTVRRLIDEGTIGRPTGVFAHVGTHGTERHHPNPDFYYQRGGGPLLDLGPYYLTAMVFCLGPIARVAGLGNRAFGTRAIENGPRTGSEIQVEVDTHSVSLLEFDSGAIGSMTMSFDIWDSETPRLEIYGEDGVISIPDPDPVHGANDFHGPVWFRTRETSRWSHQPRPQGRDDWHVAENIHGFNENSRGLGLLDLAQAVEENRAPRASGDLAFHVFEVMDAIECAPALGSYQDIRSRCEVPAPLPVDFLQAHVRATQEVANAD; this comes from the coding sequence ATGCAGAATGACGCTTCGAAATCCTTCCGGGTCGGCTTGATTGGATGTGGCCGCATCAGTGACATCTACCTCACAACACTCGCCAAATTCGCTCATATTGAGGTGGTGGCCTGTGCTAGCCTCGATCTGACCGAAAGCCGCGCGAAGGCGGCGCAACACGGGATCGGGCGGGCCTGCTCTGTTGCTGAAATAATCGATGATCCATCCATTGATTGTGTTTTGAACCTGACAATTCCAGCCGCCCATGCCGAGGTGACACGGCAGGCCTTGATGGCGGGCAAACATGTCTATTCTGAAAAGCCCTTTGTGACAGATATTGCTGAGGGGCAGGCGCTGATTGCTCTGGCCAAGCAGAAAAACCTGAAACTTGGAAATGCGCCGGATACGTTTCTGGGCGGTCGTTGGCAAACTGTGCGCCGCTTGATTGATGAAGGAACGATTGGGCGTCCAACCGGTGTCTTTGCGCATGTCGGAACACATGGCACCGAAAGGCATCATCCCAACCCAGATTTCTACTACCAGCGTGGCGGCGGGCCGCTGTTGGATCTGGGGCCTTACTATCTGACCGCGATGGTCTTTTGCCTGGGCCCGATTGCTCGTGTTGCAGGACTGGGTAACAGGGCATTTGGCACGCGGGCCATCGAAAACGGACCTAGGACCGGCAGCGAAATCCAAGTCGAGGTCGACACCCACAGTGTCAGCCTGCTGGAATTTGACAGTGGCGCCATTGGGTCGATGACCATGAGCTTTGACATCTGGGACAGCGAAACCCCCCGGTTAGAGATCTATGGCGAAGATGGGGTGATCTCGATCCCAGACCCGGACCCTGTGCATGGGGCCAACGACTTTCATGGCCCTGTCTGGTTTCGCACGCGTGAAACATCGCGATGGAGCCATCAGCCAAGGCCACAGGGCCGCGACGATTGGCACGTTGCGGAAAATATCCATGGATTCAACGAAAACAGCCGCGGACTGGGACTTCTGGATTTGGCGCAAGCCGTGGAGGAGAACCGCGCACCGCGTGCCAGCGGGGATTTGGCCTTTCATGTGTTTGAAGTGATGGACGCGATAGAGTGCGCGCCTGCACTTGGATCATATCAGGACATCCGCAGCCGTTGTGAGGTGCCCGCACCACTGCCCGTTGATTTCTTGCAAGCACACGTGCGCGCGACCCAGGAGGTGGCAAATGCCGATTAA
- a CDS encoding citryl-CoA lyase yields the protein MSMKAQENGTDADAVRHWWRTEIIDMEPGRIAFRGHPVEQLIGNVSFAQMIWLMLRGDLPTASEASLLETALVAGVDHGPQAPSIAAARMAATCGLGLNNVMATAVNMLGDVHGGAGEQCAELYDLIAERLKSGEDLESATRAGLDDWRAEHGKIVSGFGHRFHKPVDPRAPRLMALVRQAAKAGTVSGHFADIGEAVQIELARQRGGRPIAMNIDGATAVIFCELGFPAPLSRGLFCLSRSVGVLAHAWEQMNQGGRNKGPMPPQYLPLYQGKRNKDEARENAE from the coding sequence ATGTCTATGAAGGCACAGGAAAATGGCACGGACGCAGATGCCGTCCGGCATTGGTGGCGTACTGAAATCATCGACATGGAACCCGGTCGCATTGCCTTTCGCGGTCACCCGGTGGAACAGCTGATCGGCAACGTCAGTTTTGCCCAGATGATCTGGCTGATGCTACGCGGTGATCTGCCGACAGCAAGCGAAGCATCGCTGCTGGAAACCGCCTTGGTCGCTGGGGTGGATCACGGGCCCCAAGCGCCGTCGATTGCTGCCGCGCGGATGGCTGCAACCTGTGGTCTTGGTCTGAACAATGTGATGGCGACAGCAGTCAACATGTTGGGGGATGTGCACGGCGGCGCAGGGGAACAATGTGCCGAACTTTATGACCTGATCGCGGAGCGTTTGAAAAGCGGTGAGGATCTGGAAAGTGCAACGCGCGCAGGCCTTGATGATTGGCGCGCTGAGCATGGAAAAATCGTTTCGGGTTTTGGTCACAGATTTCACAAACCCGTCGATCCCCGCGCGCCGCGCTTGATGGCCCTTGTCCGACAGGCGGCGAAGGCCGGTACAGTTTCGGGGCATTTCGCTGACATTGGGGAGGCCGTTCAGATAGAATTGGCCAGACAACGCGGCGGGCGACCGATCGCAATGAACATCGACGGCGCGACAGCCGTGATTTTCTGTGAGCTTGGGTTCCCGGCGCCGCTGTCGCGCGGGTTGTTTTGCCTCTCCCGCTCGGTTGGTGTTCTGGCCCATGCGTGGGAACAAATGAACCAGGGCGGACGAAACAAGGGGCCAATGCCGCCGCAGTACTTGCCCCTCTACCAGGGAAAACGAAACAAAGACGAAGCCAGAGAAAATGCAGAATGA
- a CDS encoding shikimate dehydrogenase — protein sequence MRAGLIGQGIQASLTPDMHVAEGRALGLRYEYRRIDANCVPHRNSSLTDLVSEAEQSGFVGLNVTHPFKQQIVTLLDEKSEVVTLLGSANTIVFQDGKRIGHNTDYIGYRSALRRALPRAPIDTVLLVGAGGAGRAVALALLDQGTRNLILYDRNPAQAHSLCDVLRLARPQALVRVEKDLTAVDWSAIDGAVNATPVGMKEYPGLPFEPQRLRLGSWVSDIVYFPRETELIKAARQAGLRVMDGTGMAVYQAVTAFQLFTQRSPDPDRMVQRFDQLSQENSKDAQCL from the coding sequence ATGAGAGCGGGGTTAATCGGGCAGGGTATACAAGCGTCGCTGACACCTGACATGCATGTGGCCGAAGGTCGGGCGTTGGGGTTGAGGTATGAGTACCGCCGGATCGACGCCAATTGTGTACCCCACCGAAATTCATCTTTGACAGATCTGGTTTCTGAGGCAGAGCAGAGCGGGTTTGTTGGTTTGAACGTGACCCATCCGTTCAAGCAACAGATCGTGACGCTGCTTGATGAGAAGAGCGAGGTCGTGACCTTGCTTGGCAGTGCAAACACGATTGTGTTTCAGGACGGCAAGCGCATTGGGCATAACACCGACTATATCGGATATCGCTCGGCCCTGCGACGGGCCTTGCCGCGGGCGCCGATTGATACGGTTCTGTTGGTCGGGGCGGGAGGTGCAGGGCGCGCAGTGGCTCTGGCCTTGCTGGATCAAGGCACACGGAACCTCATCCTCTATGATCGCAATCCTGCGCAAGCGCACTCGCTGTGCGATGTGTTGCGGCTCGCGCGGCCTCAAGCGCTCGTTCGTGTTGAGAAGGATCTGACTGCCGTGGATTGGTCGGCAATCGATGGTGCGGTGAATGCGACGCCTGTCGGCATGAAAGAGTATCCCGGTTTGCCCTTCGAGCCACAGCGGCTCAGACTAGGTAGCTGGGTGTCCGATATCGTCTATTTCCCAAGAGAAACAGAACTGATCAAGGCCGCACGCCAAGCTGGGCTGAGGGTCATGGATGGCACAGGCATGGCTGTGTACCAAGCGGTGACTGCCTTTCAATTGTTCACCCAACGCAGCCCGGATCCCGACCGCATGGTGCAGCGGTTTGACCAGCTGTCACAAGAAAACTCAAAGGATGCGCAATGTCTATGA
- a CDS encoding bifunctional sugar phosphate isomerase/epimerase/4-hydroxyphenylpyruvate dioxygenase family protein produces the protein MTLAISTTSIPGSLADKVAAIAKAGFTGLELHEPDFTGFHGSAHDLRTMVEDCGLKTNLLKPFNDLEGWEGVARRRSFDRLERKFDLMQSLGTDLLLVGASSAETDDDAQLQADLAEAAERAAARGVRLAYLGLPWAGHVRSDAQALSLVETVDLANLGLALNSFLSLADGTKPAALRSVPADKIFHVQLSDAPKVSAEMRSMKRHFGLLPGQGRLNLAGFVKVLARGGYKGPWSIARVNEHSPLPGGRTMAVDGYRALVNLLDAVSREDPALRFDIPQLPPPVYSSGFEFIEFAVDSTSGSALTNLLSSMSFRMERRHRTKSVELWRQGAVNIVVNSDQDGFARKAFEEHGPSVCDMGLRVRDAAQTVERATALGTTAFSQPVGTGELDIPAIRGVGGNVVHFIDEKSDLHRVWDIEFEPVAKTEARQPAGLRRVDHVAQTMRHEEMQSWLLYYLSTFEMAKSPVVDVADPSGIVHSQVIESPEGEVRLNLNGAEGRRTFAAGFLADRFGAGVQHIAFLTDDIFETAAQLERNAFPRLSFSPNYYDDLQSQFDLSDEFVEALRAANILYDQHNGTEYFQIYSQPIFGGFFFEIVERRNGYAGYGARNASARLAAQIHNQRKMENG, from the coding sequence ATGACACTCGCGATTTCTACAACATCTATCCCCGGGTCGCTGGCGGATAAGGTGGCCGCTATTGCCAAGGCTGGCTTCACAGGCCTCGAACTGCATGAGCCTGATTTCACTGGATTTCATGGTTCGGCGCATGATCTGCGCACGATGGTTGAGGACTGTGGCCTCAAGACGAACCTGCTCAAGCCATTCAATGATCTGGAAGGCTGGGAAGGGGTGGCCCGGCGGCGCAGCTTTGACAGGCTTGAACGCAAGTTTGACCTGATGCAATCGCTTGGCACAGATTTGCTGCTGGTTGGGGCATCGTCAGCTGAGACCGATGATGACGCCCAACTGCAAGCCGATTTGGCAGAAGCTGCTGAACGCGCCGCGGCGCGAGGGGTGCGTCTTGCCTATCTGGGATTGCCATGGGCGGGGCATGTGCGGTCAGATGCACAGGCCCTGTCATTGGTCGAAACCGTGGATCTCGCCAACCTTGGGCTGGCGCTAAACAGTTTCCTCTCGCTTGCGGATGGCACCAAACCGGCCGCTCTTCGGAGCGTTCCTGCCGATAAGATCTTTCACGTTCAATTGTCGGACGCACCTAAGGTGAGCGCAGAAATGCGCAGCATGAAACGGCACTTTGGTTTGTTGCCGGGGCAGGGCAGGTTGAACCTGGCAGGCTTTGTCAAAGTGCTTGCGCGGGGGGGATACAAAGGCCCCTGGTCGATTGCGCGGGTGAATGAGCACAGCCCGCTACCGGGCGGGCGAACAATGGCCGTCGACGGCTATCGCGCCCTGGTAAACCTGTTGGATGCTGTATCGCGGGAGGATCCCGCGCTACGTTTCGACATTCCGCAGCTCCCCCCGCCTGTATACAGTTCTGGTTTTGAATTTATCGAATTTGCGGTGGATTCAACGTCTGGCAGCGCGCTGACCAACCTGTTGTCATCCATGAGTTTTCGCATGGAACGGCGGCATCGAACCAAGTCCGTTGAGTTGTGGCGGCAAGGGGCCGTCAATATTGTTGTAAACTCGGATCAAGATGGTTTCGCCCGCAAAGCTTTTGAAGAACACGGCCCGTCTGTTTGTGACATGGGGCTTCGGGTTCGGGATGCGGCACAGACGGTTGAACGGGCAACTGCATTGGGAACGACGGCCTTTTCCCAGCCTGTCGGCACCGGTGAGCTAGACATTCCAGCCATTCGTGGGGTGGGGGGGAATGTCGTCCACTTCATCGATGAAAAATCAGACCTGCATCGGGTGTGGGATATCGAGTTTGAGCCGGTGGCCAAAACGGAAGCGCGCCAACCCGCAGGTCTACGCCGTGTGGACCATGTGGCCCAAACCATGCGCCACGAAGAAATGCAGAGCTGGCTGCTCTATTATTTGTCGACGTTTGAGATGGCCAAGTCACCCGTTGTCGACGTGGCCGATCCTTCAGGGATCGTCCATTCGCAAGTCATTGAAAGCCCGGAAGGCGAGGTGCGGCTGAACCTCAACGGTGCCGAAGGGCGACGTACGTTTGCGGCGGGGTTCTTGGCAGACCGATTTGGTGCTGGTGTTCAACACATCGCATTTTTGACCGACGACATTTTTGAAACCGCAGCGCAGTTGGAACGGAACGCGTTCCCACGACTGTCGTTTTCTCCCAATTACTACGACGATCTTCAGTCTCAATTTGATCTGTCGGATGAGTTTGTCGAAGCGTTGCGCGCGGCAAATATCCTCTATGACCAGCACAATGGAACCGAATATTTCCAGATTTATAGCCAACCCATCTTCGGGGGATTCTTCTTTGAGATCGTTGAACGTCGCAACGGCTATGCCGGCTACGGCGCACGCAATGCCTCCGCGAGACTGGCCGCCCAAATTCACAACCAACGCAAAATGGAGAATGGGTGA